One Deinococcus sp. YIM 134068 genomic region harbors:
- a CDS encoding ABC transporter substrate-binding protein yields MKRLLPLIAALSVSAASAQAFPLTVRHDLGSTTLTRVPQRVVVIQEETAELLAVLGVRPVGFGSTRVQGATPGRPLTALTAPAARSLGQPVFVGTHDQPSLETIAALRPDLILMSAGDDGSNTLYPQLARLAPTLAFDYDAGASGWRRALTEVGRVLGKSAQARRYLATYDARVATLKAQIAPVTAAGPNTALLYMFDPQSVVALGEKFSFSRTLGSLGLKLVVPAGMTPDLVFKVLSPEALTTLKADRTVLLRLKVNGQPLPRNATDALLARAGVPVVTYLLDPQEPSSGPITDLRRIEALARLLR; encoded by the coding sequence GTGAAACGCCTTCTTCCCCTGATCGCCGCCCTCTCCGTCTCGGCGGCCTCGGCGCAGGCCTTTCCCCTCACCGTGCGGCACGACCTGGGCAGCACGACGCTGACGCGGGTGCCGCAACGTGTCGTGGTCATTCAGGAGGAGACGGCGGAATTGCTCGCGGTCCTCGGCGTGAGGCCCGTGGGTTTCGGCAGCACGCGGGTACAGGGGGCGACGCCGGGGCGGCCCCTCACGGCCCTGACCGCGCCCGCCGCGCGCAGTCTCGGCCAGCCCGTCTTCGTCGGCACGCACGACCAGCCCAGCCTGGAGACCATCGCGGCGTTGAGGCCCGACCTGATCCTGATGAGCGCCGGGGACGACGGCAGCAACACGCTGTACCCGCAACTCGCGCGGCTGGCCCCGACGCTCGCCTTCGACTACGACGCGGGGGCGTCGGGCTGGCGGCGGGCATTGACCGAGGTGGGGCGGGTGCTGGGCAAGTCGGCCCAGGCGCGGCGCTACCTGGCGACCTACGACGCCCGCGTGGCGACCCTCAAGGCCCAGATCGCGCCCGTGACAGCGGCGGGGCCGAATACTGCCCTGCTGTACATGTTCGATCCGCAGAGCGTCGTGGCGCTGGGAGAGAAGTTCAGCTTCTCGCGGACGCTGGGAAGTCTCGGGTTGAAGCTCGTCGTGCCCGCCGGGATGACGCCTGACCTCGTGTTCAAGGTTCTCTCGCCCGAGGCCCTGACCACCCTGAAGGCCGACCGCACCGTGCTGCTGCGTCTCAAGGTGAACGGCCAGCCCCTGCCCCGGAACGCCACCGACGCCCTGCTCGCCCGCGCGGGGGTGCCCGTCGTGACCTATCTCCTCGACCCGCAGGAGCCGTCCAGCGGCCCGATCACGGACCTGCGGCGCATCGAGGCGCTCGCCAGATTGCTCCGGTAG